The nucleotide window ATTTCTTGTTGGTTTTTGATATGTTCCAAATGGAAATGCAGACGTTTCGTATAATCGTCCGTTCCAAGTACAATCGGAAAACGAACTGCCACGACTGGAAAAGACGCTTTTTGGAAAAATATAGCTTCCGACAAACGCTTCCCTTCTCCGTAATCAAAATCTTCTTTATCACCAATAACAATTTCATAATGATTTGGATTGAAGTCTTCTTCTACTAAGGCACGCCCTTTTTGACTATACACCGATAAAGAAGAGGTAAATATGTATCGTTTTACTTTTCCTTTAAAAGCATCCACAGCATAAAGTGCTTCCCGCGGTGAGAAACAAATATTATCGTAAATAACATCCCAATTTTCTTTCGCTAATTGAAACAAATCATCCCTAGATTCGCGATTTAACACAACATGTTTCACTGCATTACCAAAATCGTCTTTCGTCTTCCCTCTAGTGCCTATCGTAACATCATGTCCCGCTGCAACTAGGCGCTCTACTAATTTCTTTCCAAAAAAACGTGTACCACCGAATACGAGTATTTTCATGTTAACTCCTCCTTATTTACGAAAAACAGGAAGGACGCCATTCATTTAGCGCTATCTTCCTGTTAGTAATCACTCAATCATATAGCCTTGCCCTTTTTTCGTTTTAATAAATTCATCTAGCCCGATTTCTGCTAGTTTTTTACGAATCCGAACGACATTAACTGTAAGTGTATTATCATCGACAAAGCTTTCATCTTCCCAAAGTGCACGCATAATCTCATCTCGGCTTACAATGCTTCCTTTTTGTTTCATGAGTTCATATAAAATCAGAAACTCATTTTTAGTTAATTCGATTTTATCTTCTAGATGGGTTAAAGTGTTTGTGTCAATATGCAGGAAGACATTGTTATGTTCCATTACGTTTGCTTCTTCTAAATCTGCATAGGAGTAAGTCCGTCTGAGTAGTGCGTTAATCCGAGCCATTAAAACATCTAAATCAACTGGCTTCTCAATGTAATAATCTGCTCCCATATTCATTCCCATAATTTGATCCATTCGTGAATTACGGGAAGATAAAAAGATAATCGGTACATTAGAAACTTCCCGGATTTGATTACACCAATAAAATCCGTCAAAGAAAGGCAAATTCACATCCAAAATAACCAATTGGGGTTCAAAAGCTAAAAATTCTTGTAAAATATTATTAAAATCATCTACCACACCTATTTCAAATCCCCATTTGCTTAAATGTTTACGAATTGTGTCGCGAATTACCTCATCATCTTCTACTATATATACCTTTACCATCTCTTGTACCTCCTTGGCAGAACTCTCTTTTCATTTTAGCTGAAATAACTTCAAAAGCCAATTACTTTTTATCTGCAGTTACAATTTTGGTAAATGAATTGACACATAAAACATAATAAGCACCGAAACATAGCATATAAATACCAGTTCCAATTAAAACGGGATACTTAATATTATCAATTAAATTAATCGATATTCCCCAAAGCGCGACCATTGAATGCGCAATTCCGAAAAATAATGGAATAACAAAAATTGGCCAAATTTGTTTAGAAATAATCTTTTTTATCTCTTTTTCCGTAACACCTAGTTTGAATAAAATATCGAACTTACTTTTCTCCGTCACAGCATCCGTTACTAATTTAAAGTAGATGATACTTCCTGTTGCTAAGAAAAAGACAATTCCGATAAAGACGCCAATAAACAGCAAGGAGCCAACAAGAATGGAAATCATGTGATAATTCGTATAATATGAAGAAACATCTTCAGAAAAAAGCGAAGGCTTACCGTCGACAACCGTTTGGACCTTTTTATCTAACTCCTCACTATGACTTGGATTTGTTATATCAAACATACCTACTGATTCAGGCTTAGTAAGTTTTTTTATATCATTATAGTAATCATCTGATACCACCAATGTTTCATAAGAAATACCGGTATTAAAAATCGAAAACTCTCGAAAATCAATTACTTTAATCGGGCTGATTTTTATCGCATTTGGCTTATCAGTTTTTACAATCATTTCTCTAGACAACCATTTGTCTTGAATTTCTTTTCGAGCAAAATAAGCGTTTTTGCCAAGTAAGATTGCATCGCCATATTGTAATTTTTTCGGCGCAATAAAATTTCTTTGCTGTTTAGCAGCTATTCGGTTATATTCAGCTTCCGAAACAACTGGATGAATCATTTCTCTAGGTTCTCCATTTTTATTATAACTATCTCCATATTCCAGTGTTGCACGGACCATTTCTGTTTTCATCAAACTCTTTAATTGGTGATTTTTATCTGTATTGATGGTTTGAATGATGTCTTTTTCATTTTTTGCAGTCATATTACGCACTTGATAGCTAGAGGGGTTTTCCTCGCTAATATTCCCCAGTGTTCTCACATAAAAACTACTCATCGAACCAATTATCGTGAGGGTAGTAGCGCTAAGAACAGCAATCATAGCAATAGTACTAGCATTCTTTTTCAAGCGAAAACGAAGCGAGGTAATGCCAATCATATTCGTGCCCTTATAAAAGAAATGCTTATTTTGATAGAGTTTCTGAATTACATAAGGCGTTCCAAATCGAACCGTTAACCAAGTTCCTAAAATAACAGCACACAAAATCAATAATATTAAATCAAAAAAATCATACTTCAACCAAATAGATGATTCTTCCACATTGCTAGTAGCTAAATAGTACCCAAAGCCAATTAACGCTAGTCCAACTATCATGAGCAATAATGAACCTTTTGCCACTTTTTCTTCTTTATCATCGTTTTTAAATAATTGACTTAAATTATAACGCAATATGATAAAACTAGCATAAACAGACGTAAATAACATAATTCCTAAAAACACCATGATTGTATCGGTAATAGCAGGAAACGTAATAATAAACTCCGCATTTATCGCTAGTCCAACAATCCAAAATAATACCATTGCAAACATTTTCGAGAAAAATATTCCAAGTAAAATACCGAAAAAAGTGGCTAGCATATACATCATTGCATTCTCATAAAATAACACTAAAGCAATTTGGGATTTACGTAACCCTAACAATGAATATAAACCAATTTCGCGTTTCCGTCTTTTAAGAAAAAAACTATTCGAATAAAAAATAAAAAAGCAAATAAACAGGATAAGAATGACACTCGCCGCCGAAAAAATTGCTGGTCCAAATAATTCCCAACGAGTAAAAACTTTATCAATCAATGGGTTATAGGACAAAGATACAAACGTGAAAAAGACAAGTACACAAACAATTAGCGATACAAAATAAACGATAAATTGCGTAAAGTTCTTCCGCATATTAGTTAATGCTACCTTAAATAACATCATTTTCATCCCCCCCAAGAAGTGCTAAAACATCTAACACTTTTTGGAAAAATTGCTTTCTCGAATTATTTCCACGATAAATTTCCGTGAAAATTTCCCCGTCTTTAATAAACATAATTCGTTCACAATAACTAGCAGCAAATGCATCATGTGTAACCATCATGATAGTCGAATCACGCACATCTTTTGCATGAGACAATCCTTCTAGTAGGTTAGTTGCCGATTTGGAGTCAAGTGCTCCAGTTGGCTCATCAGCAAAAATAAGTGTTGGTTCGGTTATCATTGCTCGGCAAACTGCTGTTCGTTGCTTTTGTCCACCTGAAATATCATTAGGAAACTTATTCCGTTGTTCATAGATTCCAAACTGGCGCGCAACTAGCTCAAATCGTTCATCTATTTCTTTTTGTTTCACATGGGATAAAGCAAGTGGTAAAACGATGTTATCTTTTACCGTCATTGTATCTAACAAATTATAATCTTGAAAAATAAATCCTAGCTGATCTCTTCTAAAAACAGCTAGTTCTTTTGCTTTCATTTTCGAAAGTTTTTTTCCACCAATCTCAATCTCACCAGAAGTAGGTTTATCAATGGAGGATAACACATTAAGTAAAGTTGATTTTCCTGCACCGGATGGCCCCATTATACCGACAAATGATCCTTTTTGTATTTCAAAGCTGATACTTCCTAGGGCAGAAAATAAATTTCCTTTTGAACCATATACTTTTCTAACTTTGTGCGCTTTTAGTACTGTCTCCATTCGCTTCCTCCAGTTACACAATATTATTTGCCTATTTTACCTTAAATTACAAGAAGATACTATGGGCTATAGTTGTATTTATTAAAAATTTAGGGAAAATGGAAAAAGCGATTAATCTACTAGACTAACCACTACAAAAATTTTTGTCCACCTTTAATCATTTCTTATAAATGGTTTATTTACTTCTGGATTTACTAATGTTGTGTAAGTCTCAGGCTTCCGGTAAGCATTTCCCCAAACTTCAACCTCCCGAAAATTCCTTATCGCTTCTAAATCAAATTCGGCGATATAAATTGCTTCTGAAACATCATCTGCTTGAACAATCACGTTATCCAGATAATTACCATAATTATCAAAAACTATTGGAGAAAAAGCACATGACTGCCCCCAATTGTTTCCAGGATAATTAGCCATGGCAACCCCCACCATATTTTCAAAAGCTCTTGTGCTAAGTTGATTGATGCGAGCCGGGTTCATATCACATGCGTTAGGAACAAGAATAATCTCAGCCCCATTTAGCATAAGTTCCCTTGCACTTTCTGGAAATTCGCGATCAAAACAAATCATTACACCTAGTTTAATTCCGTCAAATTCACAGACTTTAAATTCCGTTCCATGCTGTAATAAACGTTCTAATGAAAAATCACATGTATGCACTTTAGCATAGTCTAAAATAATCTCCCCATTTCGGTCAATCATAATCGCAGTATTTTGTCGTTTTTTAGCTATTTTTGATAAATAAGTAGCACAAATATCAACCTGATACTCTTTCGCATGCTTTTTAAGCGCCATTATATACGCACTGTTAAGTTCTACGCCATTATCTAACCAATTAGTGCGTTCGTCTGTAAAATTAGGCTGGAGTGGCTTATCAAACGCCTCATCAAAAGGGGTAGCATAACCATTTGACCACATTTCTGGAAAAAGGACTAAATCTGCACCTTGATTTGCCGCTTCTTTTATATGTTGCAAAGCTAATTTTAAGTTGGTGGCTTTTTGATTAGGTACCGCTTTTTTCTGTACTAAGGCAATTTTTAACATAGGCAAACTTCCCTTCTATTGTTCTAAAATTTTTTCTTATCGATAAAAATCTCAGCTCCAACAGTTTCATCATCGGCATACGTATCACACATCGAATGAATTAATGCTTCTAATTCTTCTAAACTAATAGAAACATCAGCCGCAACAATATCCCATGCCATTTCAGTACGCCCATTAATAGAAGTCATTATTTTCAAACGACCTTGCGAAAATAATTTTATCGTTGGCTTCTTAAGCTCCGTTTCTTTCACTTCATTCCATGATTTGAAGTCACCACGGTAAAGGATTCCACGTTCTGTTAGTTCCACAGTCGGCGCCGTATTGAGTAACCTAACTAACGGCCGCAAAATGCAAAGCCCGATAAATGTTAGTAAAATAATTTCTTCTATTTCATTGATGCCTTTTATATGACTAAAAACGAGATATAACAATATCCCAAATGCTATCCACAATAAACAACTTGAAAAAATCAAGCGGCGGTTAACGCCAAAATCAATTTTCTCTGTTTTTTTCTCTATCCCTGTCATTTGCTTCCTCCACTTCCACATTTCTTGCTATTTCTATTGTACTAGAAACAGGCTACAATGGAAAGGCTCTCATTCTAGAATTGACGTTCATTTCGATTAATTGTATGCTAAATGAAGAATTTCGGTTGACGTTTTTTTCATATGTGATATAATTTCTTTAATGCTTTTAAGTAGTAAAATGTACGAACTGAAAAAGGAGGAGAACATCATCGATCAAGTTATCTTAATTGGCTTCATGGGAGCTGGAAAAACAACCGTTGGCAATATACTAGCGAAACTAGCTGATTTACCGTATATCGATATTGACGAGGTTATTACTCATGAACAAGGAATGAGTGTATCCGATATTTTCGCCAAATATGGCGAAAAAGAATTTCGTCGTTTAGAGCACGAAAAATTAAAAGAATTAGCTAATACGAAAGCCGTTATTGCAACGGGCGGTGGTATCGTTCTAAATCCTGAAAATAGAGAAGTACTTAAAAACACATACCCTGTGATTTATTTAGAGACGAATCCAGCAGTATTTATGAACCGGCTTAAAGGCGATACAACGCGCCCACTTGTCCAACAAAAAACACCTGAAGAGATTCGCGCTATTTTTGAACCACGAATGAAGCATTATGAAACTTCTGCGGATTTTATTGTTAATACCGATAATCGCAACCAGCAAGAAGTAGCAAGAGTGATTCTTGCTATGCTAGATAAATAAAAACAGCGCCTTTTCGCGCTGTTTTTATTATTCGATGCAATGTCTACACCACATATCTGGCATAACGGAAGTATAATCTTTTGTAAATGTGAGTAAATCATAAAAAATACTATCTGCATATCCTGTATCCATATTTTCGATTTTGTTTAATTCGATTTCGCGATGAAGTGACTCAAGCGCTGCATCCCGAAGTGCTGGTAATACGTAGCCTGTAATTTTAATTTGTGCTAAAGCAGCGGAGATAGTAATTTGGTCTGACTGCCTTACTGCTTCACCGTATTCCGTTAGTAGCTGTTGTAAACGCTCTGCCCCATCGTCCTTAGCTGGTACATAAGTAGCTCCCTTCACTGTTTCCATCATATACTTCGGAAATACAGCTAAATTAAGACCTTGGTCACTCTTATCGCTAAAATATTCCTCTAAACGCTTCAATACTTCTAAACCATCAGCATTTCCAAAAGGACCAAATTGATCTGTCTTATCTAAATAAAAACCCGCTTTGAAATGATCTCTAAAATGTGGATGAGTCGTCTCGATTGCCAGAAGTTTTTCTGGTTGATCAATGTACATGGTTATTGCCATTTTATCCGTTCCTCCATTCATGTGAAATCTGTTACATTCATCTTATCAAATTTTGCTAGCTTTTAAAAGGAGAATAATTATGACAAATAATCAACAATTTCAGCAGGTATTTAATGCTATTTTTGTATTTTAATTAACTTCTTAATTAAAAAAAGTATATAATTCATCTTTTTTTGAGTTAAAAAGTTAAAATCTACTCTTTTGACCAATTTTTCATTTCGTGGTTAAATAAAGACGCGGCTTGATTTAGCAATAATCATGTCTGTTAATTATTAGTTAATCACACATACTCGAGAAAACAAAAACCGCCATTTATCCCATTTTGGCGGTTTTTGCGTGTTTATTTTAAGTTTAATACTGTTACTGCTTCGATATGTGTCGTCATTGGGAACATGTCCACTGGCTGAACTTGTTTTGCTTCATAGCCACCTTCTGTCAAAATTTGCATATCACGAGCTAATGTCCCCGGGTTACACGAGACATAAACCACTTTCTTCGGCTTCATTGCTATAATAGTTTGTAATAGTTTTTCATCGCAGCCTTTTCGAGGTGGATCGACAACGAGAACGTCTGCTACGATTCCAGCTTTATACCACGCTGGAATGACTTCCTCTGCTTTTCCAGTTTCAAAGGTAGTATTATTCAACGCATTTAATGCCGCGTTTGCTCTAGCATCTTGAATCGCTTGATCAACAATTTCAACCCCATAAACATGTTTTGCTTTTTTCGCGAGGCAAAGGGAGATAGAGCCAATACCACAATATGCATCAATCACCGTTTCTTCACCAGTTAATTCTGCTGCTTCTATAGCCTGTTGATATAAAACTTCTGTTTGTAGTGGATTCACTTGATAAAAAGAACGGGCAGAAATGGCAAACCGAATACCATGTATCGTGTCTTCAATGATATCTTTTCCCCAAAGCGTTTTCGTACGATCGCCAAAAATTACGTTGGTTTTCTGCGGATTAATATTTTGGACAATCGATGTCAGCGTTAATTGTTCTGTTAAATCACGAATAATTTCATCTTTAAACGGTATTCTGTCTTTATTTGTCACGAGTACTAGCATTAATTGGCCAGTTGTATGAGCAAATCGTGTCATAATATGCCGAATGTCACCTTTTCCCGTTTTTTCGTTATATGGTTCCGTACCATATTTGGCGAGAATTTCTCTGGTCTTCTGCACAGCAAAATCACCTTGTTCATTATGAATTAAACAAGTGGTCATATCAATAATATCATGGCTTCTTTTTTGATAAAATCCCGCCGTTAATTTTCCATTGACAAACCCAACAGGAACTTGGGACTTATTTCGGTAACGCCAAGGATTTTCCATGCCTAGGGTTTCTTTTACTTGGACATTCAGTTTACCAATTCGTTTCATTGTTTCTTCTACTTGATTTCGTTTAAACTTTAGCTGCCCCTCGTAACTTAAATGTTGCAAACTACATCCCCCGCATTTGGAATAAACCGCACATGGTGGTTCTACTCGGTCCACACTAATTACTTCGATATTTTCCATTCGTGCAAAGCCATAATTTTTATTTAATTTGGTTATTTTCGCTATTCCTTTTTCGCCTGGTAACGTATTAGGAATAAAGAGCGGATATCCGTCGATTTTCCCGACTCCGCTACCATCATGCGTTAAATCTTCTATAGTAATTTCAATTGATTGGTTCTTTTTTAAAAGGGATGCGTCCAAATTCCCTTGCCCCTCTCTTTTTCACGATACATTTATTTAAGGATATATTCAATACCGATTGGCTCGGTAATCATTTCTTCCTTTTGTGCATTAAAAATAAGCATCGTGTTCTTTTGTAGCGTAAAATCATAGACAAATGATTTTGGATAGATAGTTGTATGGTTATTTTCAATTAATTTTTTGGTATCATCTGTTATCGTAATTTCATCTGAAATTGCACTGCTAAATAGGCCTGCTGCCACTTGCGCATCATCACTTGAATAAGTTGTTTTTAAGATTGTCTGGATCTTATTACCACTTGTAGCTAGCTCTGCTTTTACCGGTGCCGCCTCAGTCGTTATGGTTCGTTCACCATTTAAAATTTCGTAATTAGTTAATTTTTCTTGAAGACTATTTGTTGGAAAACGATATTTTGTATTCGTAATGTATTCCGACACTTTCTTCGCCTTAATGCGGAGACGGTATGCTTTTATTCCTTTATAGCGATTATCATCAGAAGCTAATTGTTGTAAAATTTCTTGATTAGTAGAAGTAATGATTAAATCTCCATTTGTTGCAATAGTTGCCTCTGTATTTGCGGAAGGAATGGAAAGAATTATATTATCTTGTAAGGGAATCTGCGCTTTATTACTCACCCATACTTTGTTACTTTCAATTAATTCTGTTTTTGTTACTTTAGGGGGTTGTTCTTCTGCATCCACTTGCCAAAAGAAAAACACAACTGCTGCGATAGCAATGATAAGAATAATAATTATCACAGTGAATTTTTTGATTACGTGTTCACCTGCCAATATCGCATTCACCTCATTTCTTGTCAAGACATCTATTATACTTGTTTTAGGTGAATAAGACAAATTTCTAACAATAATTACATCCATTTTACTATGTTTCATTTAGGACGTTTAGACTAAAGAAAAAACTACCTCGCTGGGTAGTTTTTAGCTATTTTCTTTTATAAATAAATCGGTTGCAGGAATATCATCTACGCTAGCAAAAAATTCAATATGTTGTTTTAAATTTTGGAATGTCATCGGCGTTTCACCACCTAGTTCTCCGTCAAGATTAATCAACATCTTATCTTC belongs to Listeria ivanovii subsp. ivanovii and includes:
- the rlmD gene encoding 23S rRNA (uracil(1939)-C(5))-methyltransferase RlmD → MDASLLKKNQSIEITIEDLTHDGSGVGKIDGYPLFIPNTLPGEKGIAKITKLNKNYGFARMENIEVISVDRVEPPCAVYSKCGGCSLQHLSYEGQLKFKRNQVEETMKRIGKLNVQVKETLGMENPWRYRNKSQVPVGFVNGKLTAGFYQKRSHDIIDMTTCLIHNEQGDFAVQKTREILAKYGTEPYNEKTGKGDIRHIMTRFAHTTGQLMLVLVTNKDRIPFKDEIIRDLTEQLTLTSIVQNINPQKTNVIFGDRTKTLWGKDIIEDTIHGIRFAISARSFYQVNPLQTEVLYQQAIEAAELTGEETVIDAYCGIGSISLCLAKKAKHVYGVEIVDQAIQDARANAALNALNNTTFETGKAEEVIPAWYKAGIVADVLVVDPPRKGCDEKLLQTIIAMKPKKVVYVSCNPGTLARDMQILTEGGYEAKQVQPVDMFPMTTHIEAVTVLNLK
- a CDS encoding carbon-nitrogen hydrolase family protein encodes the protein MPMLKIALVQKKAVPNQKATNLKLALQHIKEAANQGADLVLFPEMWSNGYATPFDEAFDKPLQPNFTDERTNWLDNGVELNSAYIMALKKHAKEYQVDICATYLSKIAKKRQNTAIMIDRNGEIILDYAKVHTCDFSLERLLQHGTEFKVCEFDGIKLGVMICFDREFPESARELMLNGAEIILVPNACDMNPARINQLSTRAFENMVGVAMANYPGNNWGQSCAFSPIVFDNYGNYLDNVIVQADDVSEAIYIAEFDLEAIRNFREVEVWGNAYRKPETYTTLVNPEVNKPFIRND
- a CDS encoding SDR family oxidoreductase — translated: MKILVFGGTRFFGKKLVERLVAAGHDVTIGTRGKTKDDFGNAVKHVVLNRESRDDLFQLAKENWDVIYDNICFSPREALYAVDAFKGKVKRYIFTSSLSVYSQKGRALVEEDFNPNHYEIVIGDKEDFDYGEGKRLSEAIFFQKASFPVVAVRFPIVLGTDDYTKRLHFHLEHIKNQQEIGISNGQAEIGFITSDEAARFLEWVGVSSEITGPINAASNGTYSLNGFINMLEAKTGQNAIVEEVTDDKDDSPFGIEKTYYLDNTKATEAGFRFDDLQAWLPELVTAILKEN
- a CDS encoding ABC transporter ATP-binding protein, which produces METVLKAHKVRKVYGSKGNLFSALGSISFEIQKGSFVGIMGPSGAGKSTLLNVLSSIDKPTSGEIEIGGKKLSKMKAKELAVFRRDQLGFIFQDYNLLDTMTVKDNIVLPLALSHVKQKEIDERFELVARQFGIYEQRNKFPNDISGGQKQRTAVCRAMITEPTLIFADEPTGALDSKSATNLLEGLSHAKDVRDSTIMMVTHDAFAASYCERIMFIKDGEIFTEIYRGNNSRKQFFQKVLDVLALLGGDENDVI
- the virR gene encoding two-component system response regulator VirR, with the translated sequence MVKVYIVEDDEVIRDTIRKHLSKWGFEIGVVDDFNNILQEFLAFEPQLVILDVNLPFFDGFYWCNQIREVSNVPIIFLSSRNSRMDQIMGMNMGADYYIEKPVDLDVLMARINALLRRTYSYADLEEANVMEHNNVFLHIDTNTLTHLEDKIELTKNEFLILYELMKQKGSIVSRDEIMRALWEDESFVDDNTLTVNVVRIRKKLAEIGLDEFIKTKKGQGYMIE
- a CDS encoding shikimate kinase — encoded protein: MYELKKEENIIDQVILIGFMGAGKTTVGNILAKLADLPYIDIDEVITHEQGMSVSDIFAKYGEKEFRRLEHEKLKELANTKAVIATGGGIVLNPENREVLKNTYPVIYLETNPAVFMNRLKGDTTRPLVQQKTPEEIRAIFEPRMKHYETSADFIVNTDNRNQQEVARVILAMLDK
- a CDS encoding ABC transporter permease; the protein is MLFKVALTNMRKNFTQFIVYFVSLIVCVLVFFTFVSLSYNPLIDKVFTRWELFGPAIFSAASVILILFICFFIFYSNSFFLKRRKREIGLYSLLGLRKSQIALVLFYENAMMYMLATFFGILLGIFFSKMFAMVLFWIVGLAINAEFIITFPAITDTIMVFLGIMLFTSVYASFIILRYNLSQLFKNDDKEEKVAKGSLLLMIVGLALIGFGYYLATSNVEESSIWLKYDFFDLILLILCAVILGTWLTVRFGTPYVIQKLYQNKHFFYKGTNMIGITSLRFRLKKNASTIAMIAVLSATTLTIIGSMSSFYVRTLGNISEENPSSYQVRNMTAKNEKDIIQTINTDKNHQLKSLMKTEMVRATLEYGDSYNKNGEPREMIHPVVSEAEYNRIAAKQQRNFIAPKKLQYGDAILLGKNAYFARKEIQDKWLSREMIVKTDKPNAIKISPIKVIDFREFSIFNTGISYETLVVSDDYYNDIKKLTKPESVGMFDITNPSHSEELDKKVQTVVDGKPSLFSEDVSSYYTNYHMISILVGSLLFIGVFIGIVFFLATGSIIYFKLVTDAVTEKSKFDILFKLGVTEKEIKKIISKQIWPIFVIPLFFGIAHSMVALWGISINLIDNIKYPVLIGTGIYMLCFGAYYVLCVNSFTKIVTADKK